From the genome of Medicago truncatula cultivar Jemalong A17 chromosome 2, MtrunA17r5.0-ANR, whole genome shotgun sequence:
tcgcgaggcgagagcctctgctctccgtggcgagttcaggtcagaatccTACAAGTTtaattccaggttcaatctcatcctacattctttcctaatcattattagacatattaaggcactcaaaagcatctacggttcaacttaaaagtcaaaaatacgaaatcttgcatgctctctggtccagctcgctaggcgagttcatcagTTCGCGATGgtgagctgcgacgtgcaactcgcgaggcgagggaaaatggttcgcgaggcgagcgatgaacttcatccttcgcgaggcgagaatcattgttcgcgagggcgagcgatgaatgttggctcgggcagaagtgcagttttcacgaaaattcatcttttctcatggttttaagcctaacattgattccagaattcatcctacacattatctaaggtctaggaatagtttctacatcaatctaacaagttttcaccgtttaatcatcaattctatcaatttgacctaattttcgattctacttaaactcatcctaattcatgtcaAATGCAACCGCtgattcatagacttaataaaattgcaaagttagtctcacccttaccttaaaaaatgaaaatcgcagcctctaggtcttctccctcttctcttggctttttctcccttttctccaaaattgatcgtacgtactgtttcttttttctaaactagggtttccctatttatacctcctccaattattttatcttatttctctttctcccccaaaactctctaaaatctcaaaacagcccctaaactcaatatttattttattttcaaatcttattttatttaacaataaaataagtcacaattcctcataaaatcataaaaaccacctcaatcatataaatcatataaatcacacatatattatataaatataatataaactgaTCTAAATaatttctagactcaattagataattaaataattcgaaatgGGCGTTACAAGGATAATGCTCAACTAACAGCTCCCTTTTGCATAGAAGAATTTAAAGAAGCAATGTTTTACATGCAGCCTGACAAATGTCCGGGTCCTGATGGATTCATTCAATCCTGGATTCTATCAGCACTTCTGGTTAGTTTGCAGTAATGATATCTTCAATGAATGTTACCAATGGATGAATGAAGGACATTTTCCTCCATCTTTGAACTCTACAAACATAGCCTTAATTCCAAAAGgcacagaaaaaaaaacaatgaaggaTTGGAGACCCATTGCGTTGTGTAATGTCCTTTACAAGCTTTTGTCAAAGGTTCTGGCAAATCGTCTGaagaaaatattacataaatGCATTGCTGACTCAAAGTCAGCTTTCGTTCATGGGAGATCCATTCTGGATAATGCTTTAGTTGCTATAGAATTGGTTCATCATATGAAGACAAAGACAAAAGGAAAAGATAAAAGTGTGGCGCTGAAGCTGGACATCAGTAAAACTTATGATAGAATTGATTGGGCTTATCTCAAAGATGTCGTGTTCAAAATGGGATTCTTGGATAAATGGATCCAATGGATTATGATGTGTGTAGAAACAGTTGACTATTCTGTTATTGTGAATAAAGAGATGGTTGGCCCTATCATTCCAGGTGGTGGACTACGACAAGGTGACCCATTGTCCCCATATCTCTTTATACTTTGCGCTGAAGGCTTGTCTGCGGTAATCAGGAATGTTGAAAATAGAGGTGATCTTCAAGGTGTTCGTGTATGTCGTTCAGCCCCAAGAGTGTCTCATTTACTATTCGTCGatgattgttttttgttttttcaagcGGAGGTCCAACAGGCAAATATAATGAAGCAGATTTTGAATCAATATGAAGAAGCTTCAGGACAAGTTGTTAGTCTTCCCAAGTCTGAAATATTTTATAGCAGAAATGTTGAAGATCCATTACAACAATCTATCACCAATATATTGGGGGTTAGAGCGGTCTTAGGGACTAGCAATGGTAAGACAAAGCAAAAAAGCAACTTTCAGCTTTATCAAGGATAGAGTGTGGCAAAGAATTAGTAGTTGGAGCAGCAAATGTTTGTCTAAAGCTGGGAGGGAGGTTATGATCAAATCTGTTCTTCAAGCTATTCCATCTTATGTCATGAGCATCTTTAGATTACCAAACATTCTATTAGaggaaatagaaaaaatgatgAACGCTTTTTGGTGGGGTCATGGTGGCTCAAGAAATAAAGGTTTAAACTGGCTATCCTGGGAAAAGCTCTCTGTTCACAAGAATGATGGAGGGATGGGATTCAAAGATCTGGAAGCTTTTAATGTGGCAATGCTTGGTAAACAGGGTTGGCAGTTGCAAACAAATACGGAAAGTCTCGTCTCAAGAATCTTCAAAGCTAGATACTATCCGAACAGTTCCTATCTAGAGACTAAACTGGGGCATAACCCTAGTTTTGTGTGGCATAGTATCCTCAGCGCCAAGGTGGTGGTCCGTCAAGGAGCTAGATGGAAAATTGGCACAGGCTTTGACATTCCTATTATTAGTGAACCATGGATTGGTTCAGGATCCAGTATTCCCCCTTGTGGGTGATGATATGGTAGCACTTCAAGCTTTTTCTGTAGGACCCTTAATTGATCAAGAGGCTAAAGTCTGGAACGAACCATTGATCCGTCAGTTGTTTGCGGATGATACGGCTAAGGATATTTTAAATACGCCATTACATCATCAGGTTTAAAATGGACAAAATGATATGGAAGGCAGAGAAAAATGGGTGCTACTCAGTTAGAAGCGCCTATCGCACTTGTATCGAAGATGTCATAAACAATGACCATCTACGTAGACCTGGGTATTGGAGTGGCATCTGGAGATTGAAAGTGCCCCCCAAGGTTAAGAATTTAGTGTGGAGAATTTGCAGAGACTGTTTTCCAACAAGGGTGAAGCTGCAAAGTAGGGGTGTTAATTGTCCGTCGGATTGTGTTAGGTGTGAAGACCCTCATGAAGATAGCTATCATATTCTCTTTCATTGCCCAACTGCAGCTGATATTTGGCAAACAACTAATTTGTGGCACTTAATCTCTCCTTTACTAAACCAATTTGACAATGCCCCTGATATTATTTTCAACTTGTTGCAAAGGTTGTCATCAACTCAAATTGAGATAAATGTCACTATCATGTGGAGCATCTGGAAAGCTAGAAATCTCAAGTTATGGCAGCAAGTGTCTGATTCAAATATTACCATTATTGAAAGAGCAAAGCATCTTCTTGAAGGGTGGAGGAATGCAAACCGCAAGCAAGTGCACATAAACTCAAACACTTCAGCCTCCGCTCCGAGTTCTTCAAACTTCAACGTCAATGCCAATTTCAAATGGGAGAAACCAACAAGAGGCAGATATAAGTGTAATATCGATGCCTCCTTTCCCAACACAACAAACAAGGTAGGTTTTGGTATGTGTATCCGAGACTCGGATGGGAACCATGTCCGTTTTAAAATCATGTGGTTCACTCCGACCTGCTCTGTCGATGTTGGGGAGGCCCTGGCTTTAAATCATGCGATTCGGTGGATACATGAACTTCAACTCTCAAATGTTGATTTCGAGGTTGACTCAAAAAGAGTAGCTGATTATTTCAACAAAGGTAGTGGAGATGTCACCGAGTTTGGCTCCATTATGGGTAGTAGTTTAAGCTTCTGTAATGAATATTTAAcaaactctcatgtcgagtttattaggaggcaagcaaatgaggttgctCATACTTTAGCTAAGGCAGCCACATGTAGTACTAGCTTCCAGGTCTTTGATGATATCCCAACATGTATTTCCGActtgatttttaatgaaatgatataatttatttgctcttaaaaaaaaaaacaaaagattaaacCAAAATTAACTTTCAGAAAATTATGCAGTATTTAAATTCAACAGCATGATCATTGGATGATGAAATATGATCAACATGCCCACGATCATGctgcaaaataaaaagtaatgaaaaataaataaataaataaaatgaatattgaaattcaaacaccaattttcaatattaaaacaccttttttattaattaatattattattattttggtcaagaattaatattatatttatctatTATTATAAATGATTAGGAGTTTTCCTACAATCATTTAATGGCTAATGATTTGTTCTATGATTCATTTTTAAGATCattataatttcatttatttaataaaggacaataatttttattaagggATTATAAAGGACAATAAGTTAACAaatgattataataattaatttgcaGTTATACTGTCATTATGGTTTGTCATTTTACACAAAATCCTCTCATTAATTTCAAttgctccttttttttttttgtgctaagCAGTGAGAAAGATACACATCAGGAGGCCACACCGACATCTCAACTATGTTGGCATCCCGGGAAGTCTCCGTCCTATGCCCAccaaactctaaaattttatacatatattacatttttttgtaaatgataataccatttttttatgtgattgTTTCTTGAATTTCTCAATTTATTCTTGCATGTCACGTTGTTtctatttttcctttaattttcaaaatataattattaacaaaatattaagaagaaaaagaaaaagaattctTATATATGAAAATGTCTAATAAGAAAAACCGCCACATCATTTAAAAATGTCTAATAAAAAGTCtaataaaaatgtcaaagaacatgtttctttaaaaaaaccaccacatcatttaaaaatgtttaataaACATGTAATTTTTCAACTCAGTATACACTTCAACATTTTTTGTGGTTAGAcctcaacaaaaatataagaaatttaaaataatacagGTCGAATAAAACAAATGGTATGAAAGGGAACAACAttgaaaaaacttaaaattaatgGCTGAGTTGGCTCCCTTGGCCGTTCCTGCACCCGTTCCTGCACCAACCCCATGTCTGCCACCGCCACAAGCACCTCCTGTGCGACAGACTCCTGCACCTTCCTTTGCCCAGGTGCTGACATCTACGGCTCCGACTCATCTAGATGAAGATTCGCTGCCACAACCATTGCTCAAAGGTGAACAACTCAGTATTCGAATTTCGCAGCCAGTTTATGAAAAAGGAGTTGATTACTGTAAGAGAAACCTCCGCGGGAGGTTGATACTGAACAAGGGAGACAAACCATATACCTCCTCGGAGATTCATAAACGCCTTCAGAAACATTGGAACACGGCTGCACCATGGTCTCTGCTCTCTTTAGGGAGGGGTTATTACGAGTTTTATTTTGCTTCCGAAGCTGATATGCGCTCCGTGTGGGCGAAGCGCACAGTTATTTTGAAACCTGGTATTTTGCGATTGTTTGAGTGGAGAAAAGACTTTAATATGCACAAACAGAAAGATACACACACTCAAGTTTGGATTCGTCTGATTGAACTCCctcaagaatattggatggacaGAACTCTTCGGGAGATTGCAAGTGCGATAGGCACTCCGTTGACGATTGATAACGCAACATCCAAGAGACTCTATGGTCACTATGCTCGAATATTGGTGGATATGGATTGCTCTAAGAAGTTGTATTATGAAATTCTGGTTGAGCGGGAGGGTTTCTCCTTTCCTGTCGAAGTTGTTTATGAATGGATGCCGGACTTTTGTACGCATTGTCATAATCTTGGACATCATGTGACCAATTGCCAGTGGTTATACCCAAAGAAGGATTCCAATAAGCCCGCTGTTCAGCCTGATAAAGGGAAGACAAAGTCTTCGGTGCAAAAGACAGCTTGGGTCCCTTTGCAAACAAATCCTGCAGGAATAGGTGCTTCAAATGCTTTTGCGGCGTTGGAAGCGACTACTGAAGTGCTGGAAACAGCGAAGAATATATCAGATAATACTTTTAGTTTTGCTTTGGCAAATGTGGTGGATCATGTTCCTCAAAGAACACTGCCTCAGGTGACTGAATCCGTTCTGACATTGGCTACGAATGATCATGAGTTACCTGCTGACGGTAACGGGATGCCTGCGGGCTCTGCTGATATTTCCCCGGTAGTATCTGAGATACCTTTGATTTTCGCTGAAGTGTCGGCTGAAGTAAATGAGGCTACAAATACCAGCGCTGCTGAGAATATGGATGGGGAGGGCTTAGACTCTGAAAATTCGGAAGGGGAAATCCCTGTTATTGTCGTCGATGAGCAAAGCACAGTTAGGGAGAGAGTCTCCGGTGCATCACTCGAGCGAGAGGAGGGCATGACACACACCAATCCTCGGATTCAGCAAGATCTTGATTTGTGGCAAAGAATCAAAGAGTATGATAAACAAGCAGCAGAAAATCCACCTTTTATTCCGGTGCTATccaagaaacaacaacaaatgcTACGTAAACACCAGTTTAATGGAAAACCTCCGTACAAAACCCACTCCAAGGGTGGCACTTCACCTCCTGctcaatgaatattttctaCTCGAATGTTCGAGGTATTGGTAACTCTGATACTCttgttacattaaaaaaattatttttgacgCACAAGcctttattactttttattgcTGAACCAATGATTGATGTTTCCCGCATTCCGGACTGGTATTGGAGGAGTATTGGGGTAGCTAATATTGTGTGAATAATAGAGGCTCGGTGCTTCCAAATCTGTGGGCTTTATGGGGGAACACAATCAGTCCTTCGGTGATTTATGTCTCTTCACAATGTATTATTTTGGAACTCTCTgttgataataataatgtttatgTTGCGGCCGTTTATGCAAGCACCAATTATTTAACTCGTCGTGATCTGTGGGCTGATCTTACTCTTGAGATTGGTAGACATACGGTGTAACGctcacttttaattaattagttatttaattgagtctagacgagttatattatatttgtataatatatgtgtgatttatgatgatttagatgatttacgatggttttagatgatttatgtgatgtgacgatttttatgaggacatgatacttattttgttgtgtaataaaataagatttgaaaataaaataaaatatttagttaggggctgttttgagattttagagagtttagggggagaaagagagataagataagatatttggAGGAGATATATAAAGGAAAAACCTAGGTTTtagaaacactttgtacgtacgatcaaactttgggaaaaggaggaaaaagccatagaagggagaagaccaaaaggagagctgcgattttcatctaataaggtaagggtgagactaatgattcagtagtattaatccatgtaattctgatgatcaaaTTAGGCTTCAAACCATGTGAGTtgttgaattttcgtgaaaaactgcattctgcccgagcctatattcatcgctcgccctcgcgagcgatgatcctcgcctcgcgagtgatgaagttcatcgctcgccacgcgagccatttcccttcgcctcgcgagttacaagtcgtagctcgccacaacaAACAACCTTACTTGCCGTAGCGAGCATGACTAGAgaacatgttgaattctgtatttttgacctttgagttgaaccttagatgcttttgagtgcctaaagatgtttattaaagattaaatgataacttagactgagattgaacctggtttagcttgGAACAATTTTAGTTGGGATTCTGGCTTggactcgccgtggcgagcaaatgctctcgcctcgcgagcacttccaaaACTGAGTGCAAGTGAGAATGTAGTGATTTGTATTGCTTGAATTGATTAGGGATGGACCCTTAGGTAGTAATGAGACCTATATAAGAAGTTAACTGCAATCTATGAAACTGATATGAGATGTTTGCGTTGAATATGATGTATTAtaatgtttatgcattacttgaagatTAATTGTATacataagatgttgatgaattgaatttgtaTAATTATCATGATTGTTGTTGTAATCTGCCTATGTTGCTATTGTTATTCaaccaagttgcatgagtcgatgtaagatgattaagatgatgttgaacctccaaattattggatatatatgagatgatgattaagatgttttaagagattgagtccatgcattagcatacatttgttaagggatcatgccctggagctttgtactcaccacgatggagctttagctcaaataacgatgggggctcatgccctgaaagtatattaatactaaaataatgttgggggctcataCCCTGAATTGGtgccacatgcatataagaggtctaagttgcatagtcccATGAGTCGATGCTAAGATGTTATGAGATTTATGATGCTTTAATGAAGTGAAtacttgatatattattatctatgatgctatgatgttttaagatgcttgtgttgaagatgtttatgttgttaattacgattgttgaattatattgattaatattattgttttgtgaaatctcaccccttctgcttggaaatgttgctcttcgtatgagtaacttgcaggtgatcgagcgtaggttgttgttgtgctgtcgtgagtggccttgcctcactgagtcttaggttgctctgatacgtaacgggatggggtttatgttatgcatgcttcatttcctttacgtatttgactatgaCGTGTATGACTTGatttgtttaactgaatttattcGAGTTATtatgatggggcctgcgtgccaagacaatttatgattttgaattaactACACTGCGATGATTgagatattttgttggaagttaaattgttatttaactattttagaTTATGTGAAATATGATATCCCGTcttgtgatgtttactctgatttatgttaagatatttttttgttgggaaaacggggtgttacatacgGGACCTTAGCTCTTCTTAGGAGATTTTAATGCTATTCTTGGTGCCCATGAGAAGCGGGGTCG
Proteins encoded in this window:
- the LOC112418242 gene encoding uncharacterized mitochondrial protein AtMg00310-like gives rise to the protein MMNAFWWGHGGSRNKGLNWLSWEKLSVHKNDGGMGFKDLEAFNVAMLGKQGWQLQTNTESLVSRIFKARYYPNSSYLETKLGHNPSFVWHSILSAKVVVRQGARWKIGTGFDIPIISEPWIGSGSSIPPCG